Proteins from a single region of Symphalangus syndactylus isolate Jambi chromosome 12, NHGRI_mSymSyn1-v2.1_pri, whole genome shotgun sequence:
- the FASLG gene encoding tumor necrosis factor ligand superfamily member 6 isoform X2, producing the protein MQQPFNYPYPQIYWVDSSASSPWAPPGTVLPCPTSVPRRPGQRRPPPPPPPPPLPPPPPPPLPPLPLPPPKKRGNHSTGLCLLVMFFMVLVALVGLGLGMFQLFHLQKELAELREATPVHPLKKRS; encoded by the coding sequence ATGCAGCAGCCCTTCAATTACCCATATCCCCAGATCTACTGGGTGGACAGCAGTGCCAGCTCTCCCTGGGCCCCTCCAGGCACAGTTCTTCCCTGTCCGACCTCTGTGCCCAGAAGGCCTGGTCAAAGGAGGCCACCACCACCGCCGCcgccaccaccactaccacctccACCGCCACCACCACTGCCTCCACTACCGCTGCCACCCCCGAAGAAGAGAGGGAACCACAGCACAGGCCTGTGTCTCCTTGTGATGTTTTTCATGGTTCTGGTTGCCTTGGTAGGATTGGGCCTGGGGATGTTTCAGCTCTTCCACCTACAGAAGGAGCTGGCAGAACTCCGAGAG